One window of Chamaesiphon minutus PCC 6605 genomic DNA carries:
- a CDS encoding sensor histidine kinase, with protein MTGISLDTPDLNLTSLKQPSINLLTKIQSHGVLLVLQEPDLTVIQVSNNTLMAFGMAPDRVLGQPLEQILDAFQVDQFREGLAARNLDAINPSKVWVRKSGDDYLVFDAVFHRSPDGFLVLELEPAQTNENIPFLSFYHLAKASIGKLAATADLHAFGRIVVGEVRKVTGFDRVMLYKFDDDGHGEVIAEDKLVEMESYLGLHFPESDIPQPARKMFLSNWIRVIPDAGDTAVEMIPSQNPLTDRPTDLTLSILRSAFPCHTEYLHNMGVGASLTISLIKDGKLWGIIACHHRTPKLVPYELRKACEFLGQVIFAEISTSEDVADYNYRAKLAHVQSVAIERMSRSESFIDGLMGAEPNLLDLVDAHGAAICFGGHWTTIGQTPPEAELNYLVQWLTKNVEEEVFLTDSLPLIYADAQRFKDVASGLLAISLSRRSYVLCFRPEVVQTVNWGGDPNNAYHLADTDGIPRLCPRISFELWKETVRLHSLPWKPVEAEAATELRKAIVNIVLRQAEELALLTTDLERSNAELKKFAYVASHDLQEPLNQVANYVQLLEMRYSEQLDTDAKDFIGFAVEGVSLMQTLIDDVLVYSKVDLLGIEWGLTEVSTAFDRALSHLRGRITETGAIVTFDPMPTIVADSTQLTQLFQNLLGNAIKFRKPDTVPQIHISIERQEDDWLFSVRDNGIGIDPRFFERIFVIFQRLHTRDEYSGSGMGLTICKKIVECHRGKIWVTSEPEQGSTFSFTIPVNGGDRDRVNGRKNYSTSRR; from the coding sequence ATGACAGGCATTAGTCTCGACACTCCAGATCTCAATCTCACCAGCTTAAAACAGCCGTCGATTAATCTCTTGACAAAAATCCAGTCTCATGGCGTGTTGCTAGTTTTGCAAGAGCCGGATTTGACAGTAATTCAGGTTAGTAATAATACGTTAATGGCATTTGGCATGGCACCAGATCGGGTGTTAGGACAGCCATTAGAGCAGATTTTAGATGCTTTTCAGGTAGACCAATTTCGAGAAGGATTGGCAGCGCGAAATCTCGATGCGATCAATCCGAGTAAGGTCTGGGTGCGGAAATCTGGGGATGATTATTTGGTATTTGATGCGGTCTTCCATCGCAGTCCTGACGGATTTCTGGTGCTAGAATTGGAGCCTGCCCAGACGAATGAAAATATTCCGTTTTTGAGTTTTTATCATTTAGCTAAAGCCTCGATCGGTAAATTAGCGGCAACGGCTGATTTACACGCCTTCGGTCGAATTGTCGTCGGTGAAGTCCGCAAGGTGACTGGATTCGATCGCGTCATGCTCTACAAGTTCGACGATGATGGACATGGCGAAGTAATTGCCGAGGATAAACTGGTGGAGATGGAGTCCTATTTGGGCTTACATTTTCCGGAGTCGGATATTCCGCAACCAGCACGGAAGATGTTTCTCTCCAACTGGATTCGGGTGATTCCCGATGCGGGGGATACAGCGGTGGAGATGATTCCATCCCAAAATCCGCTGACAGATCGACCAACAGATCTCACTCTCTCGATTCTGCGGAGTGCCTTTCCCTGTCATACTGAGTACCTGCATAATATGGGAGTCGGGGCATCGTTGACGATTTCCCTGATCAAAGATGGCAAGCTATGGGGAATTATTGCTTGTCACCATCGGACACCCAAACTCGTCCCCTATGAACTGCGGAAGGCGTGCGAATTTCTGGGACAGGTAATTTTTGCCGAGATTTCGACTAGTGAAGATGTCGCTGACTACAATTATCGGGCGAAATTAGCCCACGTTCAATCGGTGGCGATCGAGCGGATGTCCCGCTCTGAAAGTTTTATCGATGGTTTAATGGGTGCAGAACCCAATCTGCTGGATCTCGTCGATGCTCATGGTGCAGCCATTTGTTTTGGTGGTCATTGGACGACAATCGGTCAAACTCCACCAGAAGCCGAACTCAACTATTTGGTGCAGTGGTTAACCAAAAATGTCGAAGAGGAAGTATTCTTGACCGACTCACTCCCCTTAATCTATGCCGACGCACAGCGATTTAAAGATGTGGCGAGTGGATTGTTAGCAATTTCGCTCTCCCGCCGCAGTTATGTATTGTGCTTCCGCCCTGAAGTAGTTCAAACGGTGAATTGGGGTGGAGATCCCAATAACGCCTATCATCTCGCCGACACCGATGGGATTCCTCGGTTATGTCCGCGCATATCTTTTGAATTGTGGAAAGAAACCGTCCGCTTACATTCGCTCCCCTGGAAACCAGTAGAAGCCGAAGCAGCGACAGAGCTGCGCAAGGCAATTGTCAATATCGTACTGCGTCAAGCTGAAGAATTAGCATTATTAACGACAGATTTGGAGCGATCGAACGCCGAACTCAAAAAGTTTGCCTATGTCGCTTCCCACGATTTACAAGAACCGCTCAATCAGGTGGCAAATTACGTCCAACTGCTGGAGATGCGGTACAGCGAGCAACTTGATACCGATGCTAAAGATTTTATTGGCTTTGCCGTTGAGGGTGTCAGTTTGATGCAAACCCTGATTGACGATGTATTAGTCTACTCGAAAGTAGACCTCCTCGGCATCGAGTGGGGGCTGACCGAAGTATCAACCGCTTTCGATCGCGCTCTGAGCCACTTGCGCGGACGAATCACTGAAACAGGTGCGATCGTCACTTTCGACCCGATGCCGACGATTGTAGCCGACAGTACGCAACTAACCCAGCTCTTCCAAAACCTGCTCGGGAATGCGATTAAATTCCGCAAACCCGACACAGTTCCCCAGATTCACATCTCGATCGAACGACAGGAAGACGACTGGTTATTCTCCGTCCGTGACAATGGGATTGGCATCGATCCGCGCTTTTTCGAGCGGATCTTCGTGATCTTCCAACGTCTCCACACCCGCGATGAGTATTCAGGATCGGGAATGGGACTAACCATCTGTAAAAAAATCGTTGAATGTCATCGCGGGAAGATCTGGGTCACATCAGAGCCGGAACAGGGCAGCACTTTTTCGTTTACAATTCCTGTCAACGGAGGAGATCGAGATCGTGTCAACGGACGTAAAAATTATTCTACTAGTCGAAGATAA
- a CDS encoding FG-GAP repeat protein, translated as MKSWKLSLFIGGLIVATTCLGSSSIAYMLNVPAKDKVIEDFIPAGWILEDRTAGDLNGDGKDDLALRVIKSGKPGDRPRSLIVLLNTKRGWQRLAVADNLLFCDSCGGMLGNIRMQIRKQVLITNQLVGSRNAIDISHSFWIDRKSGKLVCIGEDLNPYDRANGNSITDSRNFLTGKRIVQRYRGNPRSGIGKSELVKTEKLNVSKKLRSIESMNFEAIRLSSLDTDNN; from the coding sequence ATGAAATCCTGGAAATTATCACTATTTATCGGCGGCCTGATTGTTGCGACTACCTGCTTAGGTTCATCATCGATCGCCTATATGCTGAATGTTCCTGCCAAGGATAAAGTCATTGAAGACTTCATTCCGGCTGGCTGGATACTAGAAGATCGAACTGCTGGTGATTTGAATGGCGATGGGAAGGATGATTTGGCATTGCGCGTAATTAAATCTGGCAAACCTGGAGATCGTCCGCGCTCGTTGATTGTGCTACTCAATACGAAAAGGGGCTGGCAACGATTGGCGGTGGCCGACAATCTCCTTTTCTGTGACAGTTGTGGCGGAATGTTGGGCAATATCAGAATGCAAATTCGGAAACAGGTGCTTATCACAAATCAGTTAGTGGGCAGCCGCAATGCGATCGACATCTCGCACAGTTTCTGGATCGATCGAAAATCAGGCAAACTAGTCTGTATCGGTGAGGATCTCAATCCATACGATCGGGCCAATGGTAACTCCATTACAGATAGTCGTAACTTTCTCACTGGTAAACGGATTGTCCAACGCTACCGGGGGAATCCACGCAGTGGAATTGGCAAATCAGAATTGGTTAAAACCGAAAAACTGAATGTGTCCAAAAAATTACGTTCGATCGAAAGCATGAACTTTGAAGCCATCCGGCTGAGTTCCCTAGATACCGACAACAACTAA
- a CDS encoding DinB family protein, whose protein sequence is MITPIFLETMALYNKWQNENLFAICDELDDYQLHLSRGMFFDSILKTLNHIISVDEAIHSFIHTKNPPKLDLTFVPYPSYGELKSARSEFDENLVVESQVYLQNWLDEVFEFWSAKLNRNRKVPRSFYYVQMFNHQTHHRSQITTELHKMGIDYGNTDLPYNPYYEF, encoded by the coding sequence ATGATTACTCCAATTTTTTTAGAAACAATGGCTCTATATAACAAGTGGCAGAACGAGAACCTTTTTGCAATTTGTGATGAGTTGGACGATTACCAACTCCATTTATCTAGAGGAATGTTTTTTGACTCAATTCTTAAAACACTGAATCATATCATTAGTGTGGATGAAGCTATTCACTCTTTTATTCATACGAAAAATCCCCCTAAGTTAGATCTGACTTTTGTTCCATATCCTAGCTATGGCGAACTAAAATCTGCACGCTCTGAGTTTGATGAAAATCTTGTTGTCGAGTCTCAGGTATATCTTCAAAATTGGCTTGATGAAGTCTTTGAGTTTTGGAGTGCAAAATTGAATAGAAATAGGAAAGTGCCTAGATCTTTTTATTATGTGCAGATGTTTAATCATCAAACCCACCATAGAAGCCAAATAACTACAGAGCTGCACAAAATGGGGATTGACTATGGAAATACCGATCTTCCATACAATCCTTACTATGAATTTTAG
- a CDS encoding succinylglutamate desuccinylase/aspartoacylase domain-containing protein: MQNLEKPLPIRPYLTVYRSIFSIDYPRNSSGDLQAIIHPQLQSQDYLALRSGDPMFLTFTGDSILYRGEETVCPILINEAAYLEKGIAMTFTKKTVDLGNCMIIPDSSQPFYSLNV, encoded by the coding sequence GTGCAAAATCTCGAAAAACCGCTGCCCATAAGACCTTACTTGACAGTTTATCGGTCAATTTTCTCGATCGATTATCCCCGCAATTCATCAGGCGATCTACAAGCGATAATTCATCCACAACTCCAGTCTCAAGATTATCTAGCATTGCGATCGGGCGATCCGATGTTTTTGACATTTACTGGCGATTCGATTCTCTATCGAGGTGAAGAGACGGTTTGCCCAATCTTGATAAATGAGGCAGCATATCTAGAGAAAGGGATTGCGATGACATTCACCAAAAAAACAGTCGATCTTGGAAACTGCATGATTATCCCTGACTCATCTCAACCTTTTTATAGCCTCAATGTCTAA
- a CDS encoding response regulator, which translates to MSASAPSPQHPDIHVLLLEDNLAEARLLQEIFKGTVNSQFSLTHVKRLGDAITQLKSNSFDVALLDLTLPDSDGLGSLDALIHNAPDLPIVVLTSTNDDELALDAVRHGAQDYLVKRQVNLDILVRSVRYAIERKQAAVALREVNETLELRVEERTAALAAANESLRQEIESRESIQNRLGLAQQAGKIGTFEWNLITDRVTWSIELEALYGLAPGSFDYSHAQWLETIYPEDRPKVEAELSKTRQLRQGLDLEFRIVAPDTKIQWIAIKSNIFLDRTGNPTLTIGIHMDITEKKQLEQQFLRAQRLESLGTLASGIAHDLNNILTPILSVAQLLPLRLTNIDDRSQNLLKILESSARRGADLIKQILSFARGIEGNRVCLQPHHLLVDIQKIVQQTLPKSIEIDTDIAADLWTVLGDMTQLHQVLMNLCVNARDAMPQGGTLSIQATNRSIDETFARNHLDATVGNYVAITVADTGTGIQPQLLHRIFDPFFTTKEIGKGTGLGLSAVMGIVKSHDGFLDVQSQVNQGTQFQIYIPACNTPIQLDENEPELPSGRQQLILVIDDEIAISTLIKATLETYNYRVLTANDGAQAIELYAQHRDARAERCLEQVDCVLIDMMMPVMDGLSTVTALHQINPDLPAIAMSGLNSLEAVAQAERFGCRYFVAKPFTTKDLLQTLADCLT; encoded by the coding sequence ATGTCTGCTAGCGCACCATCACCCCAACATCCAGATATTCACGTCTTGCTACTTGAGGATAACTTAGCAGAGGCCAGGTTGCTGCAAGAAATCTTCAAAGGTACGGTGAATAGTCAGTTTAGTCTCACTCATGTCAAACGATTGGGCGATGCAATTACCCAACTCAAATCGAATAGCTTTGATGTTGCATTGCTGGACTTAACACTACCAGATAGCGACGGGTTGGGGTCTTTAGATGCGCTGATCCACAATGCGCCCGATTTACCAATCGTCGTCTTAACTAGCACCAACGATGACGAATTGGCTCTGGATGCTGTCAGACATGGTGCCCAAGATTATCTCGTCAAACGCCAAGTCAATCTAGATATTTTAGTGCGATCGGTCCGGTATGCGATCGAGCGCAAACAAGCAGCCGTCGCGCTGCGAGAAGTTAATGAAACCCTAGAATTGCGCGTCGAAGAACGGACTGCGGCTCTGGCTGCGGCTAATGAATCCCTCCGTCAAGAAATCGAATCGCGAGAAAGTATTCAAAATCGGTTGGGATTGGCACAACAAGCTGGTAAGATTGGCACATTTGAATGGAATCTCATCACCGATCGAGTTACTTGGTCGATCGAGTTAGAAGCTTTGTATGGGTTAGCACCAGGTAGTTTTGACTACAGCCACGCTCAATGGCTGGAGACTATTTATCCCGAAGATCGCCCCAAAGTCGAAGCAGAACTGAGTAAAACCCGCCAACTCAGACAGGGACTAGATTTAGAATTTCGGATCGTCGCTCCAGACACCAAGATCCAGTGGATTGCGATTAAAAGTAATATCTTTTTAGATCGTACTGGCAATCCAACTCTGACGATCGGGATTCACATGGATATTACCGAGAAAAAGCAACTAGAGCAACAATTCCTGAGAGCGCAACGCCTCGAAAGTCTCGGTACCCTGGCTAGTGGCATCGCCCACGACTTAAATAATATCCTCACACCGATTTTATCAGTCGCCCAACTATTACCGCTGCGATTGACAAATATCGACGATCGATCCCAAAATCTGCTCAAAATCCTCGAATCTAGTGCCCGCAGAGGGGCAGATTTAATTAAACAAATTTTATCATTTGCCAGAGGGATCGAAGGCAATCGCGTCTGTCTCCAACCCCATCACCTGCTGGTCGATATCCAAAAAATCGTCCAGCAAACCCTGCCCAAATCGATCGAAATTGACACAGATATTGCCGCCGATTTGTGGACAGTATTGGGTGACATGACGCAACTCCATCAGGTATTGATGAATCTCTGCGTCAATGCCCGCGATGCCATGCCCCAAGGTGGTACACTCAGCATCCAAGCTACTAATCGCTCGATCGATGAAACTTTTGCCCGCAACCATCTAGATGCCACAGTGGGCAATTATGTCGCCATTACGGTGGCTGATACCGGAACGGGGATTCAACCCCAACTCCTCCACCGCATTTTCGATCCATTCTTTACCACCAAAGAAATCGGCAAAGGTACAGGCTTGGGTTTATCAGCCGTTATGGGCATTGTCAAAAGTCATGATGGATTTCTCGATGTCCAGAGTCAAGTGAATCAGGGTACCCAATTTCAGATCTATATCCCCGCCTGTAATACTCCGATTCAGCTCGACGAGAATGAACCAGAACTCCCATCCGGTCGGCAACAGTTAATTTTAGTCATCGATGATGAAATCGCGATTAGCACGCTGATTAAAGCCACCCTGGAGACATATAATTATCGGGTCTTAACTGCTAATGATGGTGCCCAAGCGATCGAACTTTATGCCCAGCATCGAGACGCGAGAGCGGAGCGATGCCTCGAGCAGGTCGATTGTGTTTTAATCGATATGATGATGCCCGTCATGGACGGACTCAGCACCGTCACGGCCCTGCACCAAATCAATCCCGATTTACCTGCGATCGCCATGAGTGGACTTAATTCCCTCGAAGCAGTTGCTCAAGCAGAACGCTTTGGCTGCCGTTACTTCGTCGCCAAGCCCTTTACTACCAAAGATCTGCTCCAAACTCTCGCCGATTGTCTCACGTAG
- a CDS encoding glutaminase, whose protein sequence is MSKRLAALDRAQLNELLTESRSIIETAGELPAYIPLLADPNRRFDLAIQVHQINGEILSSVEAETFRFPLMSLIKPFVLLYLLQQSNRDLVFERVGKKPSDRPYNSIAQLEIDRYKPRNSMINSGAIALTALLPGDPASNCCQNFCDWLNQVAGSQLSLDLDMLASVRSSPNPINQAIAHLLHRGGYLDSHGLLPTLAIAKTLDVYEQICCFSGTIKDLGKLGLLLASPQNNLLASDLQIVNALMLTCGMYEESGMYAVSIGLPLKSSVSGCVLAIVPGEGAIAVYSPPLNLAGNSIASLFILERLAQTFNLSIFSPRSI, encoded by the coding sequence ATGTCTAAAAGATTAGCAGCACTCGATCGGGCACAACTTAATGAATTGCTAACTGAATCTCGGTCGATAATAGAAACAGCAGGCGAGTTGCCAGCATATATTCCTTTACTAGCCGATCCCAATCGTCGTTTCGACCTAGCAATTCAAGTACATCAAATTAATGGAGAAATTCTCTCATCTGTTGAAGCCGAGACATTTCGCTTTCCATTAATGAGTTTAATCAAACCATTCGTATTGCTTTATTTATTACAGCAGTCCAATCGCGATTTGGTATTCGAGCGTGTGGGTAAAAAGCCGAGCGATCGCCCCTACAACAGCATAGCTCAGTTAGAAATCGATCGATATAAACCGCGCAATTCCATGATTAATAGTGGTGCGATTGCGCTTACGGCTCTGTTACCTGGCGATCCGGCATCGAACTGTTGTCAAAATTTCTGCGACTGGTTGAACCAAGTTGCAGGTAGCCAACTTAGCTTGGATCTAGATATGCTCGCATCAGTGAGATCGTCTCCCAACCCCATCAATCAAGCGATCGCTCATTTATTACATCGCGGGGGATATCTCGATTCGCATGGTTTACTGCCTACACTAGCAATCGCCAAAACTTTAGACGTTTACGAACAAATTTGTTGTTTCTCAGGAACGATTAAAGATCTTGGCAAACTGGGATTATTACTTGCCAGCCCTCAGAATAATCTTCTCGCCAGCGATTTACAAATAGTAAATGCCCTGATGTTAACTTGTGGCATGTATGAAGAATCTGGCATGTATGCCGTCTCGATTGGGCTGCCATTGAAATCCAGTGTCAGCGGCTGTGTATTGGCGATCGTTCCAGGTGAAGGAGCGATCGCTGTCTATAGTCCACCATTAAATCTAGCTGGTAACTCTATTGCCAGCTTATTTATCCTCGAACGATTGGCTCAAACATTTAATTTAAGTATCTTCAGTCCTCGATCGATCTAG
- a CDS encoding response regulator, with the protein MSTDVKIILLVEDNRGDIRLIQEALKSTAAKCEVVVTRDGMDAMSYLHQEGEYTNVPLPDLVLLDLNLPKKDGREVLAEIKADPKLKHLPVVVLTTSLNEEDIANSYDLHVNCYIAKSRNLPQLLKIVRGIEEFWLETATLPVKI; encoded by the coding sequence GTGTCAACGGACGTAAAAATTATTCTACTAGTCGAAGATAATCGCGGCGATATCCGCCTAATTCAGGAAGCATTGAAAAGCACCGCTGCCAAATGTGAGGTAGTGGTGACACGGGATGGGATGGACGCGATGTCCTATCTCCATCAGGAGGGGGAATACACCAACGTTCCCCTCCCCGATTTGGTGCTCCTGGATCTCAATCTTCCCAAAAAAGATGGGCGCGAAGTCTTAGCTGAAATCAAAGCCGATCCCAAGCTCAAGCATTTACCCGTGGTGGTATTGACGACTTCCCTCAATGAGGAAGATATCGCTAATAGCTACGATCTACATGTAAATTGCTACATTGCCAAATCTCGAAATCTCCCGCAGCTTTTAAAAATCGTGCGGGGGATTGAAGAGTTTTGGCTAGAGACAGCTACTTTGCCAGTTAAGATTTAG
- a CDS encoding response regulator, with amino-acid sequence MNEGIMNESAPERSILPIVRDRDRAQLIETALQSFQHRVITLADGIEAIDFLYRRGDYVDAPRPDLILLELNLPDRDGLDLLAKIKTDPQLRRIPIVVLTTAASEADIFSTYLLQGNCHVVQSTDLDRLCQIVQRIEKFWFGIVTLPVA; translated from the coding sequence ATGAACGAAGGAATAATGAACGAGTCTGCGCCAGAAAGATCGATTTTACCGATCGTTCGCGATCGAGATCGCGCTCAATTAATTGAAACTGCGCTGCAATCTTTCCAGCATCGCGTAATTACGCTGGCTGATGGGATTGAAGCGATCGATTTTCTCTACCGTCGTGGCGATTATGTGGATGCACCGCGTCCAGATCTAATTTTACTAGAGTTGAATTTACCAGATCGTGACGGGCTAGATCTACTCGCTAAAATTAAGACAGATCCCCAATTGCGGCGCATTCCGATCGTGGTATTGACAACGGCAGCAAGTGAGGCAGATATTTTCAGTACTTATCTACTGCAAGGTAATTGCCATGTCGTCCAATCTACCGATCTCGATCGATTGTGCCAAATTGTCCAACGGATTGAAAAATTTTGGTTCGGAATTGTGACATTACCAGTAGCGTGA